The Halomicronema hongdechloris C2206 genome includes a window with the following:
- a CDS encoding DNA-methyltransferase, translating into MGNPEINKERAPQNRTLTLRASEHDDLAKKVLTLHRPLAVDDLANKTICQDLLDALQYLPKGFVDLMILDPPYNLNKRFHSKSFKHMDDAAYADWLEGWISQLKGVLKEEASIYFCADWLTSAAAYPVLKKHFRVRNRITWEREKGRGAKRNWKNSCEDIWFCTVSDDYYFAVDAVKLKRRVIAPYRHKDGQPKDWEDHGPKKYRLTHPSNIWTDITVPFWSMPENTDHPTQKPEKLMAKLLLASSKPEDFVFDPFLGSGTTSVVSKKLGRRFLGIEVELDYCCLAEKRLALADREASIQGYSDGVFWERNSLAEQKRQTTPYPNDIQRHL; encoded by the coding sequence ATGGGCAACCCCGAGATCAACAAGGAGCGAGCGCCGCAGAATCGAACCTTAACTTTGAGGGCCAGCGAGCATGATGACTTAGCCAAAAAGGTGCTCACCCTGCATCGTCCGTTGGCAGTGGATGACCTTGCCAACAAAACCATTTGCCAGGACCTATTGGATGCACTGCAATATTTGCCTAAAGGCTTTGTGGATTTGATGATTCTGGACCCGCCCTATAACCTCAACAAACGATTTCATAGCAAATCATTTAAGCACATGGATGATGCCGCCTATGCTGATTGGCTAGAGGGTTGGATATCACAGTTGAAAGGAGTGCTTAAGGAGGAGGCGTCGATTTATTTCTGTGCTGACTGGCTTACATCGGCGGCCGCCTATCCAGTTCTAAAGAAGCATTTTCGAGTTAGAAATCGCATTACCTGGGAACGGGAAAAAGGTCGCGGCGCCAAGCGTAACTGGAAAAACTCCTGTGAAGATATCTGGTTTTGTACCGTCTCTGATGACTATTACTTTGCTGTCGACGCCGTCAAATTGAAGCGACGGGTCATAGCGCCCTATCGACATAAAGATGGCCAGCCCAAGGATTGGGAAGACCACGGGCCAAAAAAGTATCGCTTGACTCACCCATCTAACATTTGGACAGACATTACGGTGCCGTTTTGGTCTATGCCAGAAAATACCGACCACCCTACTCAGAAGCCAGAAAAATTAATGGCAAAATTGCTCCTGGCCAGCTCTAAGCCGGAGGATTTCGTGTTCGATCCATTCTTGGGCAGTGGAACTACGTCAGTGGTGTCGAAAAAGTTGGGTCGGCGATTTCTGGGCATTGAAGTGGAGCTAGACTACTGTTGCCTGGCCGAGAAAAGACTGGCCCTGGCAGATAGGGAGGCCAGCATTCAGGGTTACTCTGATGGCGTCTTTTGGGAGCGCAATTCCCTGGCCGAACAGAAGCGGCAGACGACACCTTATCCCAACGATATCCAACGTCATCTCTAG
- a CDS encoding NUDIX hydrolase, protein MPGRLQRKAIDSLAGGDLADFKVGVDNVIFSVDTEQNRLLVLLVMRHDDPFLGYWSLPGTLVRHGESLEDAAYRVLSEKIRVENLYLEQLYTFGGPNRDPREAENSFGVRYLSVSHFALVRFAEAELIADGVSGIAWYPLSQVPTLAFDHNSILDYGYQRLRNKLEYSPIAFEVLPQTFTLGDLYQLYGTVLGPDFADYSNFRARLLKLGFLRDTGQKTSRGAGRPASLYCFDADAFEPCKDKPMVFI, encoded by the coding sequence ATGCCCGGAAGACTCCAGAGAAAAGCTATCGACTCCTTAGCAGGGGGGGACCTGGCCGACTTTAAGGTGGGGGTCGACAATGTCATTTTCTCCGTAGACACGGAGCAAAATCGTCTACTGGTGTTGCTGGTCATGCGTCACGATGATCCGTTTTTGGGGTATTGGAGTCTACCGGGGACCCTGGTCCGCCATGGTGAATCTTTGGAGGATGCCGCCTACCGGGTGCTTTCAGAAAAAATCCGCGTCGAGAATCTATATTTAGAGCAGCTCTATACCTTTGGGGGGCCGAACCGAGACCCTCGAGAAGCCGAGAATTCCTTTGGGGTGCGCTATTTGTCGGTAAGTCATTTTGCCCTGGTGCGCTTTGCCGAAGCCGAACTGATTGCCGACGGGGTCAGTGGCATAGCTTGGTATCCCCTCAGCCAGGTGCCGACCCTGGCCTTCGATCACAACAGCATTCTCGACTACGGCTATCAGCGGCTGCGCAACAAGTTGGAGTACAGTCCCATTGCCTTCGAGGTGTTGCCCCAGACCTTCACCCTGGGGGATCTCTACCAACTCTATGGGACGGTGTTAGGCCCCGACTTTGCGGATTATTCTAACTTTCGAGCCCGGCTACTAAAGCTGGGCTTTTTGCGGGATACCGGCCAGAAGACATCTCGTGGTGCCGGCCGCCCTGCCAGCCTCTATTGCTTTGACGCTGACGCCTTCGAACCTTGCAAAGATAAACCCATGGTTTTTATCTAG
- a CDS encoding nicotinate-nucleotide adenylyltransferase, whose translation MVSIALFGTSADPPHQGHLAILSWLATEFDHVVVWAANNPFKRHQTSLADRFTMLQLIIDQIEVPAGRISLYPDLGHSRTIVTLERARQKWPEADFTLVIGADLVSQLPRWYRAQEIFAQAHILVVPRPGYRLSQDDLIELRQQGAHISLATMPHRFDMSSSQYRQADDRDVLPPVVQAYIDQNNLYPCPEDSREKLSTP comes from the coding sequence ATGGTTAGCATCGCCCTCTTTGGTACCAGTGCCGATCCCCCCCATCAGGGGCATTTAGCCATCCTCAGTTGGTTAGCCACCGAATTTGACCACGTGGTGGTCTGGGCGGCCAACAATCCCTTCAAGCGGCATCAGACCTCCCTGGCCGATCGCTTTACCATGCTGCAACTGATCATCGATCAGATTGAAGTCCCTGCTGGTCGGATTAGCCTCTACCCCGATCTAGGCCATTCCCGCACCATCGTTACCCTGGAACGGGCCCGCCAGAAGTGGCCAGAGGCGGACTTTACCCTGGTGATTGGGGCCGATTTGGTCTCCCAATTACCGCGCTGGTACCGCGCCCAGGAGATTTTTGCTCAGGCCCATATCCTGGTAGTGCCCCGCCCTGGCTATCGGCTATCGCAGGATGATTTGATAGAACTGCGGCAACAGGGAGCCCATATCTCTCTGGCTACTATGCCCCACCGATTCGACATGTCCTCGAGTCAGTATCGGCAAGCCGACGACCGTGACGTCTTGCCCCCAGTGGTTCAAGCTTACATCGACCAGAACAACCTCTATCCATGCCCGGAAGACTCCAGAGAAAAGCTATCGACTCCTTAG
- a CDS encoding nicotinate phosphoribosyltransferase, translating to MTDDPALTIGREDYSLLTDLYELTMAACYAGEGLAERPASFELFVRRLPPNYGYLIAMGLAPALDYLSHLQFTEGQVQQLQACGLFEQAPPRFWQLLRQATFTGDVWAVPEGTAVFANEPLLRVEAPLWQAQLVETYLLNTLNYQTLIATRAARLRDVAGPEAKLLEFGSRRAFSPQGAVWAARAALAAGLNATSNVLAALQLGRQPAGTMAHALVMAITATTGSEDEAFQAFHRYFPGAALLIDTYDTVAAARRLADWVRQDKMTVAGVRLDSGELASLSQQVRSHLPDTTIFASGDLDEWEIQRLIAQGATIDGYGIGTRLVTGTPVNGVYKLVELDGIPVMKESSHKVTYPGRKQIFRYQQGSQSQGDRLGLITDTAGPQEQPLLQPVMKQGQITIPSAPLITIAERTAESVASLPASIRQIDTPKAFPVTISSALQALTAETRRQTSVNT from the coding sequence ATGACGGATGATCCGGCCTTGACTATTGGCCGTGAGGACTACAGCCTACTCACGGATCTCTATGAGCTGACCATGGCTGCTTGCTATGCCGGGGAGGGGTTGGCCGAGCGGCCCGCCAGTTTTGAGTTATTTGTGCGGCGGCTGCCGCCTAACTATGGGTATTTGATTGCCATGGGCTTGGCCCCAGCTCTGGATTACTTGAGTCATTTGCAGTTTACCGAGGGGCAGGTGCAGCAATTGCAGGCCTGTGGTTTGTTTGAGCAGGCGCCGCCTCGGTTTTGGCAGTTGCTACGGCAAGCCACGTTTACTGGCGATGTCTGGGCAGTACCGGAGGGAACAGCAGTCTTTGCCAATGAACCCCTGCTGCGGGTGGAGGCTCCCCTGTGGCAAGCTCAATTGGTGGAAACCTATCTGCTCAATACCCTCAACTACCAGACCTTGATTGCCACCCGAGCGGCTCGTTTACGGGATGTAGCTGGGCCCGAGGCCAAGTTATTGGAGTTTGGCAGTCGTCGGGCCTTTAGTCCCCAAGGAGCTGTGTGGGCGGCTCGGGCAGCGTTGGCGGCAGGGTTAAATGCCACGTCTAATGTGCTGGCTGCCTTACAGCTGGGGCGACAACCGGCAGGGACTATGGCCCATGCCCTGGTGATGGCGATAACGGCGACCACTGGCAGTGAAGACGAAGCTTTCCAGGCGTTTCACCGCTATTTCCCAGGGGCGGCGCTGTTGATCGACACCTATGATACGGTGGCGGCGGCCCGGCGTCTGGCTGACTGGGTGCGCCAGGACAAGATGACCGTGGCCGGGGTACGCCTCGATTCTGGGGAGTTGGCGAGTCTGTCGCAGCAGGTGCGATCGCACCTACCCGACACCACCATCTTTGCCAGTGGCGACCTGGACGAGTGGGAAATCCAGCGGTTAATTGCCCAGGGCGCCACCATTGATGGCTATGGCATCGGCACTCGGTTGGTGACTGGCACTCCGGTCAATGGGGTCTATAAACTGGTGGAACTCGACGGTATCCCAGTGATGAAAGAATCTAGTCACAAAGTTACCTATCCTGGCCGCAAGCAGATCTTTCGGTACCAGCAGGGCAGTCAAAGCCAAGGAGATCGCCTGGGGTTGATAACAGATACCGCTGGTCCCCAGGAACAGCCCCTACTGCAGCCGGTGATGAAGCAAGGACAGATCACCATACCTAGCGCTCCCTTGATCACCATTGCCGAGCGCACGGCTGAGTCAGTGGCCAGTCTACCAGCCTCCATTCGGCAGATTGATACCCCCAAGGCGTTCCCGGTCACCATTTCATCGGCCCTGCAAGCCCTCACCGCCGAGACCCGTCGTCAGACCTCTGTTAACACATAA
- a CDS encoding acetolactate synthase large subunit, translating to MNTAELLVRCLENEGVEYIFGVPGEENLQVLQALKTSSIQFITTRHEQGAAFMADVYGRLTGKAGVCLSTLGPGATNLITGVADANLDRAPLVAITGQVGTDRMHIESHQYLDLVSMFAPVTKWNTQIVRPSNTPEIVRKAFKLAQSEKPGAVHIDLPENIADMDAVGQPLHRDSQEKTYASLQSIQQAVVAISQATNPVILVGNGAIRARASESVTEFATRLNIPVANTFMGKGVIPYTHPLALWTFGLQQRDYISCALERADLVIAVGYDLVEYSPKRWNPDGNLPILHINATQAEIDSSYIPRIEVLGDISDSLNEILKRVSHQRRLDSGTAKLRQEIEEDYAQYSDDYGFPVKPQKLIYDLRQVLRADDILISDVGAHKMWIARNYHCQRPNTCIISNGFAAMGIAIPGALAAKLVNPSRQVIAATGDGGFMMNCQELETARRLGAAFVTLIFNDGGYGLIEWKQMNHYGESAFVHFTNPDFVKLAGSMGLKGYRVESTEDLLPTLKEALEQNVPTVIDCPVDYRENLLFTQKTEDLACLT from the coding sequence ATGAACACCGCCGAACTGCTGGTACGCTGTCTCGAGAACGAAGGGGTCGAGTATATTTTTGGTGTACCAGGAGAGGAGAACCTCCAGGTCCTACAAGCCCTGAAAACGTCTTCGATTCAGTTCATCACCACCCGCCACGAACAGGGGGCTGCCTTCATGGCGGATGTCTATGGGCGCTTGACTGGCAAGGCGGGCGTGTGTCTATCTACCTTGGGACCGGGGGCAACTAATCTAATCACAGGTGTCGCCGATGCCAACCTAGATCGGGCTCCATTGGTGGCGATTACCGGTCAGGTAGGCACTGACCGTATGCACATCGAGTCCCATCAGTATCTCGATTTGGTCTCCATGTTTGCCCCGGTGACCAAATGGAATACCCAAATCGTTCGCCCCAGCAACACTCCAGAGATCGTCCGCAAGGCCTTTAAACTGGCCCAGTCGGAAAAGCCAGGGGCAGTGCATATCGATCTGCCCGAGAATATTGCCGATATGGATGCCGTAGGCCAACCCTTGCATCGAGACAGTCAGGAAAAAACCTACGCCTCGCTCCAGAGCATTCAACAGGCCGTGGTGGCGATTTCCCAAGCGACCAACCCCGTGATCCTGGTGGGCAACGGTGCTATTCGGGCCCGAGCCAGTGAATCCGTAACGGAATTTGCCACCCGCCTCAACATTCCCGTGGCCAATACCTTCATGGGTAAGGGGGTGATTCCCTATACCCATCCCCTGGCTCTGTGGACCTTTGGCCTGCAGCAGCGAGACTATATCAGCTGTGCCCTGGAGCGGGCCGATTTGGTTATCGCCGTAGGCTATGACCTGGTAGAGTACTCCCCTAAACGGTGGAATCCTGACGGCAACTTGCCGATTCTGCACATCAATGCCACTCAGGCCGAGATTGACAGCAGTTACATTCCTCGCATCGAGGTGTTGGGGGATATCTCTGATTCTCTGAATGAGATTCTCAAGCGCGTCTCCCACCAGCGACGGCTAGACTCCGGCACGGCAAAACTGCGCCAGGAAATTGAGGAAGACTACGCTCAATACAGCGATGACTATGGCTTTCCGGTGAAGCCCCAAAAGCTGATTTACGACCTCCGTCAGGTCTTGAGGGCCGATGACATTTTGATTTCTGATGTGGGAGCCCACAAGATGTGGATTGCCCGCAACTATCATTGCCAGCGCCCCAATACTTGCATTATTTCCAATGGCTTTGCTGCCATGGGCATTGCGATTCCGGGAGCCTTAGCCGCCAAGTTAGTCAACCCCTCTCGCCAAGTGATTGCTGCCACCGGAGATGGCGGCTTTATGATGAATTGCCAGGAACTGGAGACGGCTCGCCGTCTGGGGGCTGCCTTCGTTACTCTCATCTTCAACGATGGTGGCTATGGCCTGATTGAGTGGAAGCAAATGAACCACTACGGGGAATCTGCCTTTGTCCATTTCACGAATCCAGACTTCGTCAAGCTAGCTGGCAGCATGGGGTTGAAGGGTTATCGGGTAGAGTCCACCGAGGATCTATTGCCAACCTTAAAAGAAGCGTTAGAACAAAACGTGCCCACGGTGATCGATTGCCCGGTGGACTACCGGGAGAACCTACTATTTACCCAGAAGACTGAAGACTTAGCCTGCCTCACCTAG